GACCCAGGGGACGCTGGACGCCGGCGCCTTCGAGTCCACCCTCCGGGAGTTCGGCGGCCTCGTCGACGACATCCGGTCGGGCGATGGCGACGACGTTGTCGTCCTCGTCGACGAACTCGAGAGCATCACCGAACCGGGCGCCAGCGCGAAGATCATGGCCGGCATCCTCGAGGCGTTCGACGCTACCGGCGCCACCGCCGTCTTCGTCACCCACCTGGCTCGGGAGATCCAGGACGCCGCACGCACCGAGTTAGCCGTCGACGGCATCGAGGCCGAAGGCTTGGTCGACGGCGAGCTGAAAGTCGACCGCTCGCCGGTCAAGGACGTGCTCGCGCGCTCGACGCCCGAACTCATCGTCGAGAAACTCGCCGACGAACGCGACGGCTTCTACGTGGAACTGCTGGAGAAGTTCGACTGAGCGGGCACGGTCGCGGATTCGAGTCGACCGGTGGCGATGTGACGCGGATTCAGATCGACGGTAGCGGTGGCGCGTGCGACGGACCCGCGCGAGGTCCGCTCGAACTCACTCGGGGCGGGAGTAGGCGGTCGCGGAGGCGGTCTTCCTGGAGCGGACGGCGCCGACGACGGCGTAGACGAAGGGCGTGTCGGCGACGGCGACGAACAGTTTGAAGAGGTACTGGCCGGCGATGAGGGTGACGGCGCCCGACAGCGAGGTCGAACCGAGGAGGACGAACCCGACGAGGATGAAGATGACCGTGTCGACGAGCTGGCTGGTCGCGGTCGAGCCGACGTTGCGCAGCCAGAGGTGGTCGCCGTCGGTGGCCTCGCGGATCCAGTGGAAGGCGAACACGTCCCAGTTCTGGCTGACGACGTACGCCGAGAGGCTGGCGACGACGATGGCGGTGCTGGAGCCGAGCACGCTCCGGAACGCGCCGAGGTCGATCTGGCCGGGTTCGGTCTGTGGGAGCGCCGGTGCCTCGATGGTGCTCCAGACCAGCACGAGCATGACGACGTTCATCAGGAAGCCGACGTTGACGACGACGGTGGCGGCCTTCCGGCCGTACAGCTCCGAGTAGCAGTCCGAGGCGAAGAACGTCACGGCGTAGGCCAGCGCCGCGCCCGGGAGGACGAGCGCGCCGCCGGCCAGCGGAAGCTGGAACGGGAGCTGGAACATCAGCAGCTTCGAGGCGGTCAGCTGCGCGGTGACGATGGCGGTGACGAACAGCCCGACGAGGCCGACCTGCACCGGCGAGAGGGCGGGACGGGGCTCGCTCATCGCTCCTCGTCGAGCCGGCCCTGGCGGGCGTCGATGTCGTCGAGCATATCGAGCGTCTTGCGCATCGACGCGCGGATCGCCTCGCTGCGGTTGACGAACTTGCCGTCCTCGCCGACGTGTTCGTCCATGTCGTCCAGTAACTCCTGGGGAACCTCCACGCTGATCTTCGGCATGATATTACTCGGAGGTTCCTCGACGAATATAGGCGGTTCGATCCCGACGACCGGATCACCTCGCTCGTACCGACGCGCCACCATGCAGCACGTTTATGAGAAGCTCCGGCATACACGGTTCCGTGCCTCGATCTACTGACAACTCGGCGCGGGTAGCGGTGGTCGCGGGGGATCCGGAGGTCCGCGACACCGCCGTCGACGCGCTGGCGTCGGACGCCTCGGTCTCGATGGTGGCGCCGTCTGCCGAGGGGGGCGAGACGGTCCGGGACGGCGTCGAATCGGGCGCGGACTGTCTGGTCTGCGGGACGGCCGCGGGCGGCTACGACGCGGTGCGGGCGGTCGACGGGACGGTCCCGGTGGTCGTCCTCGACCCCGGAGGAGAGCGTATCGACGAGTCCACGCTCGACCGGGTGCTCGACGACTCGGCAGCGGCGTACGTGGGCGCCGACGCGCACGCCGAGCGACTGCTCTCCGCGCGGGTCGGCGAGTTCGTCGAGCGCGAGCGCGACGAGGTGGGTTGGCGCCTCGCCGACCGCTCGGGCGCCGCTGTCGTCTCCTTCGACCTCGACAGCTACGCCGTCCGCGAAGCCAACGACGCCTTCTTCGAACACTGGGCACTGTCGGCGACGGACCTGGCGACGGCGACGCTGGCCGACCTCCGGGAGACGGACCTCACCCACGAACACCGCGGCCAGGGTCGGGGCGAACCCGGCGAATCGGACCTGGAGTGGATCGACGGGGACGACACCGACCCGGTCGAGACGCTCGTCGCGGGCGCGCTAGCCGGCGACTTCGAGCGCCGCGAGTGGCACTGTGCCGGCACCGACGGTGCGTTCAAGAGCGAGGTCGAGGTCGTCGCCGACCGCTCGACGGGGATCGGCTACCTGCTGGCGTCGGTGCCCGACCGCCCCGAGCCGGACACCGACCACGACGACGGCGCGATGTTGCGCTCGGTGATGGAACACGTTCCGATGTCGGTGTACTTCGAGGACCGACGTGGGCGCCACGTCCGCGTCAGCGAGGACCTTGTCGAGCCGTTCATCGAGGGGACCGACGGGAAGATCATGCACACCCCCGAGGACGTCCTCGGGAAGACGTACTTCGACCTGTACACCGTCGACATGGCCGAGCGGGCGACCGCCGACAACGAGCACATCATGGAGACGGGCGA
This DNA window, taken from Halosimplex litoreum, encodes the following:
- a CDS encoding queuosine precursor transporter, with the translated sequence MSEPRPALSPVQVGLVGLFVTAIVTAQLTASKLLMFQLPFQLPLAGGALVLPGAALAYAVTFFASDCYSELYGRKAATVVVNVGFLMNVVMLVLVWSTIEAPALPQTEPGQIDLGAFRSVLGSSTAIVVASLSAYVVSQNWDVFAFHWIREATDGDHLWLRNVGSTATSQLVDTVIFILVGFVLLGSTSLSGAVTLIAGQYLFKLFVAVADTPFVYAVVGAVRSRKTASATAYSRPE
- a CDS encoding ribbon-helix-helix domain-containing protein; this encodes MPKISVEVPQELLDDMDEHVGEDGKFVNRSEAIRASMRKTLDMLDDIDARQGRLDEER
- a CDS encoding sensor histidine kinase, with protein sequence MPRSTDNSARVAVVAGDPEVRDTAVDALASDASVSMVAPSAEGGETVRDGVESGADCLVCGTAAGGYDAVRAVDGTVPVVVLDPGGERIDESTLDRVLDDSAAAYVGADAHAERLLSARVGEFVERERDEVGWRLADRSGAAVVSFDLDSYAVREANDAFFEHWALSATDLATATLADLRETDLTHEHRGQGRGEPGESDLEWIDGDDTDPVETLVAGALAGDFERREWHCAGTDGAFKSEVEVVADRSTGIGYLLASVPDRPEPDTDHDDGAMLRSVMEHVPMSVYFEDRRGRHVRVSEDLVEPFIEGTDGKIMHTPEDVLGKTYFDLYTVDMAERATADNEHIMETGEPLRGEEKHVQPPHGRDLWFSTNKAPWYDDAGRLQGIVGITVDITEQKRRERELDRQNERLEEFAGILSHDLRNPLNVAEGRLDLYRQTGEESELDVVAEMHDRMGAIVTDVLDYAREGSRVEETEWFDGAAVAARAWGSVDTGAATLEQDWTYAVEADPDRLVRLFENTFRNSVEHGSTSSRPGADDAVTVRVGTLADDPGFYVEDDGPGIRIDDPETVFDRGVTSADEGTGFGLAIVREIAEAHGWTVRVTESDEGGARFEFRGVPRGDAL